Proteins from a genomic interval of Sporomusaceae bacterium FL31:
- the hupL gene encoding Ni/Fe hydrogenase encodes MTIKTIFPMTRIHEPMKVDVDIQNGKVVNAWIGATLFRGFEAMMKGRDPRDAALFTQRICGICSTAHAVTAAMALQQAYRVEPPPNGKHLINLIFAADMIQNHLRHFYLLAFFDYVKGPDMAPYMPRLKGDYRLPQKVNEQLMAHYKESILMAARAHEMLAIFGAKVPMAQTIMITGVTERASSEKIVAYAAILKEISNWVTNVYLSDVMTLADYYKDYYHIGIGYGNMISFGLFTQPITGAYEFTPGIIVNRGLVSKLDLSKVGEESRYSWYRDEQQSRSPMEGQTIPDRDKEDAYSWVKAPRYGGQCFEGGPLARGWINGDYRRGVSVMDRIVARALETQKVCRLAEEWLQQLTPDGPTIQPFTPPQDGDGAGLTDAMRGPLGHWISIRQGKLQHYQIVTPTTWNFSPRDAHGIRGPVEEALIGTPVANPDSLIEVGRVIRSYDPCFTCAVHLLDAPEDKLVLI; translated from the coding sequence GTGACAATCAAAACAATTTTTCCGATGACTCGCATTCATGAACCGATGAAGGTTGATGTCGATATCCAAAATGGCAAAGTTGTGAATGCGTGGATTGGTGCGACGCTTTTTCGCGGCTTTGAAGCCATGATGAAAGGTCGTGACCCGCGTGATGCGGCTTTGTTTACACAACGAATCTGTGGTATTTGTTCCACTGCACATGCTGTGACCGCTGCAATGGCTTTACAGCAGGCCTATAGGGTTGAGCCGCCGCCTAATGGGAAGCATTTAATTAACTTAATCTTTGCCGCCGATATGATTCAAAATCATCTGCGGCATTTTTATCTATTAGCGTTTTTTGATTATGTTAAAGGTCCGGATATGGCACCTTATATGCCGCGGTTGAAGGGAGATTATCGGCTTCCGCAAAAGGTCAATGAGCAGCTTATGGCTCATTATAAAGAATCCATTTTAATGGCTGCCCGAGCTCATGAAATGTTGGCAATATTTGGTGCAAAGGTACCGATGGCACAGACTATTATGATAACTGGGGTTACTGAGCGGGCGTCTTCAGAAAAGATAGTAGCCTATGCGGCCATTCTTAAAGAAATCAGCAATTGGGTTACCAATGTGTATCTGAGTGATGTCATGACCCTGGCTGATTATTATAAAGATTATTATCATATCGGTATTGGTTATGGAAATATGATTTCATTTGGCTTGTTCACCCAGCCTATTACCGGAGCCTATGAATTTACGCCCGGAATTATTGTAAATCGCGGATTGGTGAGCAAGCTTGATTTAAGCAAGGTTGGTGAGGAAAGCCGTTACAGCTGGTACCGGGACGAACAGCAAAGCCGCTCGCCGATGGAAGGACAGACAATACCGGACAGAGATAAGGAAGATGCTTATTCCTGGGTAAAAGCTCCACGCTATGGGGGGCAATGTTTTGAGGGAGGCCCGCTCGCCCGAGGCTGGATTAACGGGGATTATCGCCGCGGGGTATCGGTCATGGACCGTATTGTAGCCCGTGCACTGGAAACGCAAAAAGTGTGCCGGCTTGCGGAGGAGTGGCTTCAGCAGTTAACGCCTGACGGGCCTACCATCCAACCTTTTACGCCGCCCCAGGATGGTGATGGTGCAGGATTAACGGATGCTATGCGCGGTCCGCTTGGTCATTGGATCAGTATTCGCCAAGGGAAGCTTCAACATTATCAGATTGTTACACCAACAACCTGGAATTTTTCACCGCGCGATGCCCACGGAATCAGAGGGCCGGTGGAAGAGGCGCTTATTGGTACTCCAGTAGCAAACCCGGATAGCCTAATCGAAGTGGGACGGGTCATTCGCTCTTATGATCCATGTTTTACTTGTGCCGTTCATCTTTTGGATGCCCCGGAAGATAAGCTGGTTTTGATTTAA
- the mbhs gene encoding Ni/Fe hydrogenase, whose protein sequence is MITRREFIKICMSTAVSLSLTDQLIPLVGQAYAEKKALKPPVIWLELGSCTGNSVSLENAFNPSFEQLLTDMLDLRYHWLLAAEQGDASVQVMLDTIEQEQGNFWLVVEGSVMTAENGRYNEIFRRNGQLITGLAAIQEFAPKAKYVIAVGDCACFGGPSAAHPNPAGAKGVWDVIKTPVINIPGCPAHPDWMTGTFGHLLLYGLPELDSYHRPVMFFGKTIHDLCQRRQQFEDGIFAKYPGDQGCLYKVGCKGPVTHADCPIRQWNHYINWPVKAGSPCIGCASPQFPDGLMPFYNHLPDIQTPAVAMNIKKLGESLAILGTGAVATHLAAGIFARRIQKNYIKGTKPHEPTPPENLEQVKQELDDLIRRQNALMTEAKKLESSKPVHKKRFIKRVTDFLHTEDKSGDDSQ, encoded by the coding sequence ATGATTACAAGGCGTGAATTTATCAAGATTTGTATGTCTACTGCAGTCTCGCTAAGTCTGACTGATCAGCTTATTCCACTGGTAGGTCAAGCTTATGCGGAGAAAAAGGCACTCAAGCCTCCTGTTATTTGGCTGGAGTTAGGTTCCTGTACCGGAAACTCAGTTTCTTTGGAAAATGCGTTTAATCCTTCCTTTGAGCAACTGCTGACTGACATGCTTGATTTACGCTACCACTGGCTCTTGGCTGCCGAACAGGGCGATGCCAGTGTTCAGGTTATGCTTGATACAATCGAACAGGAACAGGGCAACTTCTGGCTTGTTGTTGAAGGTTCGGTCATGACAGCTGAAAACGGCCGCTATAATGAAATATTCCGCCGTAATGGCCAGCTGATAACTGGCCTGGCTGCTATACAAGAGTTTGCCCCAAAAGCAAAGTATGTCATTGCGGTTGGCGATTGCGCCTGTTTTGGCGGACCGTCAGCAGCTCACCCAAATCCCGCAGGCGCAAAAGGAGTGTGGGATGTGATAAAAACTCCGGTGATCAATATTCCCGGCTGTCCGGCTCATCCAGACTGGATGACCGGTACTTTTGGACATTTATTATTGTACGGGCTGCCTGAGCTTGATAGTTATCATCGTCCTGTCATGTTCTTTGGTAAAACCATTCATGATCTTTGCCAGCGCCGTCAGCAGTTTGAGGATGGAATTTTTGCCAAATATCCCGGCGATCAGGGCTGTTTATACAAGGTAGGCTGCAAGGGACCTGTCACTCATGCTGATTGTCCTATTCGGCAATGGAATCATTATATTAATTGGCCGGTTAAAGCCGGTTCACCGTGTATTGGCTGTGCCAGTCCACAGTTTCCGGATGGTCTGATGCCATTTTACAATCATTTGCCTGATATTCAGACCCCTGCGGTGGCTATGAATATCAAGAAGCTTGGTGAGAGCCTGGCTATTTTGGGTACGGGAGCTGTAGCCACCCATTTAGCGGCAGGTATTTTTGCCCGGCGCATTCAAAAGAATTATATCAAAGGAACAAAACCCCATGAGCCTACGCCGCCCGAAAATTTGGAACAGGTAAAACAGGAATTGGATGATCTGATTAGACGGCAAAATGCCTTAATGACTGAAGCTAAAAAGCTTGAAAGTAGCAAACCTGTTCATAAAAAGAGGTTTATTAAGCGAGTGACCGATTTTTTACACACTGAAGACAAGAGCGGAGATGATTCCCAGTGA
- a CDS encoding protein FixC — MLRHWYECKKPVKISKKPLTNPTEPIKKYDAIVVGAGPAGATAAYFMAKSGLDVLLLERGPYPGAKNCGGASLIAEHTHKLFPNFWDECECERIVTQQAYWLMTEDSILSSSFQSMKLAAAPFNRFTVKRRNLYKWLCDKAMNAGATLLLNHQVDDVIFEDSQAIGVNMAPQLNCRFLADIIVLADGANSLLAEQAGLVPQVSPQDLSLYVKETIALPAQVIEDRFNLPPGYGSIIGLVGYPTAGFNGTGSIHTFKESININVGMPVADFAKSGIKPYELLDRIKKHPLIKPLLAGGVTLEYGSSVIPEGGYHAIPELVHPGLLIVGDAASLVNGTHGFNLSMWSGFFASQAAYQAKISRDFSKKKLSLYQTLLNESFVIQDLKANAKMAGLQQRVPYLFNLYSQLANETAYHMSKVYTMPKRAKRVFIFKKITSIQPLTKIASDVWKVLKVIP, encoded by the coding sequence ATGCTAAGACATTGGTATGAATGTAAAAAACCGGTCAAAATATCCAAAAAACCGCTTACAAATCCGACCGAACCGATAAAAAAATATGATGCCATTGTCGTAGGAGCAGGACCGGCAGGAGCCACTGCCGCCTATTTCATGGCAAAAAGCGGCCTAGATGTGCTGCTGTTGGAACGCGGGCCCTATCCTGGTGCCAAGAACTGCGGCGGTGCATCACTCATTGCCGAGCACACGCATAAGCTCTTCCCTAACTTTTGGGATGAATGCGAATGTGAACGTATTGTTACTCAGCAAGCCTATTGGCTCATGACTGAGGATTCAATATTGTCCAGTTCCTTCCAAAGTATGAAACTGGCAGCAGCACCGTTTAACCGTTTTACAGTAAAGCGCCGGAATCTTTACAAATGGTTATGTGATAAGGCTATGAATGCCGGAGCAACACTGCTTTTAAATCATCAGGTAGATGATGTAATTTTTGAAGACTCTCAGGCGATCGGTGTAAACATGGCTCCGCAATTAAATTGCCGATTCCTTGCCGATATCATTGTTCTGGCCGATGGTGCCAATTCTTTGCTGGCTGAACAAGCCGGACTGGTTCCTCAGGTCTCTCCCCAAGATTTGTCCCTTTATGTGAAAGAGACCATTGCGCTGCCTGCTCAGGTCATCGAAGACCGATTTAATTTACCGCCCGGTTACGGCAGCATTATTGGCCTGGTTGGCTACCCCACAGCTGGATTTAATGGAACCGGATCCATTCACACTTTCAAAGAAAGTATTAATATTAATGTTGGCATGCCTGTAGCCGATTTTGCAAAGTCAGGCATTAAACCTTATGAGCTGTTAGACCGCATAAAAAAGCACCCGCTTATCAAGCCATTGCTGGCAGGAGGGGTGACGCTTGAATATGGCAGTTCAGTTATACCTGAGGGGGGCTATCATGCCATACCGGAGCTGGTACATCCTGGATTGCTTATTGTTGGTGATGCCGCCTCACTGGTAAATGGAACACATGGCTTTAATTTGTCGATGTGGTCAGGCTTTTTTGCCTCACAAGCTGCTTATCAAGCCAAAATCAGCCGTGATTTCTCGAAAAAAAAATTATCCCTCTATCAAACTCTGCTCAATGAAAGCTTTGTCATTCAGGATCTAAAAGCCAATGCCAAAATGGCAGGTCTGCAACAACGTGTTCCCTACTTATTCAACTTATACAGCCAGTTAGCAAACGAGACTGCTTATCATATGTCCAAGGTTTATACCATGCCCAAGCGAGCTAAACGAGTTTTTATATTTAAAAAGATTACCAGCATCCAGCCGCTAACAAAAATAGCCAGTGATGTCTGGAAAGTATTAAAGGTGATTCCTTAA
- a CDS encoding ferredoxin — translation MTNLADYLTLLHFTPDEHWQHVLITDQSICQQCRDKPCLTLCPSGVFTWNLHKSEPVLVLYKQCIECGACRLICDNINFSYPCGGCGVNFIEG, via the coding sequence ATGACAAACCTTGCTGATTATCTGACATTACTGCATTTTACCCCTGATGAACATTGGCAGCATGTGCTCATCACCGATCAATCGATCTGTCAGCAATGCCGTGACAAGCCGTGTTTAACCCTCTGCCCCTCTGGAGTATTTACCTGGAATCTGCATAAAAGCGAGCCTGTGTTAGTATTGTACAAGCAGTGTATTGAATGCGGTGCCTGCCGATTAATCTGTGACAACATCAATTTTTCCTACCCTTGCGGCGGCTGCGGGGTAAACTTTATTGAAGGCTGA